A section of the Deinococcus planocerae genome encodes:
- a CDS encoding Mov34/MPN/PAD-1 family protein, with protein MALILPPPLAHALWAHAGREAPRECVGALGGHARDGEAEAVALYPLPNIASEPERTYLADPGHLLRALRAMEAGGLTLVALYHSHPLGPASPSPTDLRLAAYPVPYVIADLTTRTLAAYRLPGGEVVPIRAGG; from the coding sequence GTGGCCCTGATCCTCCCCCCGCCGCTCGCGCACGCCCTGTGGGCGCACGCCGGGCGCGAGGCTCCCCGCGAGTGCGTCGGGGCGCTCGGCGGCCACGCCCGCGACGGGGAGGCGGAGGCGGTCGCCCTCTACCCCCTGCCCAACATCGCGTCCGAGCCGGAGCGCACCTACCTCGCCGACCCCGGCCACCTGCTGCGGGCACTGCGGGCGATGGAGGCGGGCGGCCTCACCCTCGTCGCCCTCTACCACAGTCACCCGCTCGGTCCGGCCTCACCCAGCCCCACCGACCTCCGGCTTGCCGCGTACCCGGTGCCCTACGTCATCGCCGACCTGACGACCCGCACCCTGGCCGCGTACCGACTGCCGGGGGGAGAGGTGGTGCCGATTCGTGCCGGGGGCTGA
- a CDS encoding AAA family ATPase, with the protein MPGAEPGIHALHGFVGSGKTTLARRLERTLPGMRFSPDEWLVALSGPGLNAEEFPPAFARVMALMEEQWTRALELGVPVILDHGFWRRADRDALRAQAAALGVPLTLYALTLPDEEALRRVRVRNAQPGALPISDETFRLLRAPFQPLEADEEAVWVGQE; encoded by the coding sequence GTGCCGGGGGCTGAGCCCGGTATCCACGCGCTGCACGGCTTCGTCGGGAGTGGCAAGACGACCCTTGCGCGGCGGCTGGAGCGCACGCTCCCGGGAATGCGCTTCTCACCCGACGAGTGGCTGGTCGCCCTGTCCGGCCCCGGCCTGAACGCCGAGGAATTTCCGCCCGCCTTCGCCCGCGTCATGGCCCTGATGGAGGAGCAGTGGACCCGCGCCCTGGAACTCGGCGTGCCCGTCATCCTCGACCACGGCTTCTGGAGGAGGGCCGACCGTGACGCCCTGCGCGCGCAGGCCGCCGCGCTCGGGGTACCCCTCACCCTCTACGCCCTGACCCTGCCCGACGAGGAGGCGTTGAGGCGGGTGCGGGTGCGGAACGCTCAGCCCGGCGCCCTGCCGATCAGTGACGAGACCTTTCGGCTACTGCGTGCCCCCTTCCAGCCGCTCGAAGCGGACGAGGAGGCGGTTTGGGTGGGGCAGGAGTAG
- a CDS encoding nucleoside hydrolase translates to MTSAPSLPLSVILDGDPGLDDAIAWLLALASPEEVRVLGVTTVHGNVGLPLTTRNAGVTLALAGADVPVYAGADRPLVRSPLTAAAVHGDSGLPAANLPEPEKEPEAEHAVDFIVRTARERPGEVTLVATGPLTNIALAFRLAPDVPGLLREVVWMGGSTAGGNRTPAAEFNALADPHAVHIVLGSGVPLRMFGLNVTMQVIATPDRLDALRALGNRAGAVSAELLTFYAGVYRERYGLSGGALHDPVAVAAVLRPDLFKMQPMSVQVELQEGLNFGRTVCDLFGVTRQPANAEVAVSVDDEGVFGLLLERLGRLP, encoded by the coding sequence GTGACCTCCGCCCCTTCCCTGCCCCTTTCCGTCATCCTCGACGGCGACCCCGGCCTCGACGACGCCATCGCCTGGCTGCTCGCGCTGGCGAGCCCGGAGGAGGTGCGGGTGCTGGGCGTCACGACCGTCCACGGCAACGTCGGCCTGCCCCTGACCACCCGCAACGCCGGGGTGACGCTGGCGCTGGCGGGGGCGGACGTGCCCGTCTATGCCGGGGCGGACCGCCCGCTCGTCCGCTCTCCGCTGACGGCGGCGGCGGTCCACGGGGACAGCGGCCTCCCCGCCGCCAACCTGCCGGAACCGGAAAAAGAGCCCGAGGCCGAACACGCGGTGGACTTCATCGTCCGCACGGCACGCGAACGGCCCGGCGAGGTCACCCTCGTCGCCACCGGGCCGCTCACGAACATAGCGCTCGCCTTCCGGCTGGCCCCAGACGTGCCCGGCCTGCTGCGCGAGGTCGTGTGGATGGGCGGAAGCACCGCCGGAGGCAACCGCACCCCCGCCGCCGAGTTCAACGCCCTCGCCGACCCGCACGCCGTCCACATCGTGCTGGGCTCTGGTGTTCCCCTACGGATGTTCGGCCTCAACGTCACCATGCAGGTCATCGCCACCCCGGATCGCCTGGACGCCCTGCGTGCTCTGGGAAACCGGGCGGGGGCCGTGAGCGCCGAACTCCTCACCTTCTACGCGGGGGTGTACCGCGAACGTTATGGGCTCAGCGGCGGCGCCCTGCACGACCCTGTGGCGGTGGCCGCCGTGCTGCGCCCGGACCTGTTCAAGATGCAGCCCATGTCCGTGCAGGTCGAGCTTCAGGAGGGGTTGAACTTCGGGCGGACGGTGTGCGACCTGTTCGGGGTCACCCGGCAGCCCGCAAACGCAGAGGTCGCCGTGAGCGTGGACGACGAGGGGGTGTTCGGTCTGCTGCTGGAGCGGCTGGGCAGGTTGCCGTAG
- the galT gene encoding galactose-1-phosphate uridylyltransferase: MTQPSPTFHAEAFEKPDGRELTLYGLEPVRVESEIPTPGDPVQARPVMRWHPLRSEWVMYAAHRLNRTFLPPPDYNPLAPIREGGHPTELPRGVYDLAVFENRFPSLTLDAPEPEPFPNVEVRAGVGRCEVVVFSQSPEGRLADLTPEQMTLLIEVWADRTTRLAATGKIRSVLAFENRGVEVGVTLHHPHGQIYAYDHIPPVQARLLDSAQGYLEKNGRPWLADFVAGEREAGLRVLHDEGAAISVVPPFARYTYETWVLPTRPVALLSELSAEEKAAFARTLKDALLRQDALFGVRMPYLLTVHQGPVGGDPHPEFPLHIEIYPYLRAPGRMKYLAGTEQGAGEFANDKLPEAAAQELRNLTV; this comes from the coding sequence ATGACCCAGCCCTCTCCCACCTTCCACGCCGAGGCCTTCGAGAAGCCCGACGGGCGCGAGCTGACCCTCTACGGCCTGGAACCCGTGCGGGTCGAGTCCGAGATTCCCACCCCCGGCGACCCGGTGCAGGCCCGCCCGGTGATGCGCTGGCACCCCCTGCGCTCCGAGTGGGTGATGTACGCCGCCCACCGCCTCAACCGCACCTTCCTGCCCCCGCCCGACTACAACCCGCTCGCGCCGATCCGGGAGGGCGGCCACCCCACCGAGCTGCCGCGCGGCGTGTACGACCTCGCCGTCTTCGAGAACCGCTTCCCCAGCCTGACCCTCGACGCGCCCGAGCCCGAACCTTTCCCCAATGTCGAGGTCCGGGCAGGAGTGGGCCGCTGCGAGGTCGTCGTCTTCAGCCAGAGCCCCGAAGGCCGCCTCGCCGACCTGACGCCCGAGCAGATGACCCTCCTGATCGAGGTCTGGGCCGACCGCACCACCCGCCTCGCGGCGACGGGCAAGATCAGGAGCGTCCTCGCCTTCGAGAACCGGGGGGTCGAGGTCGGGGTGACCCTGCACCACCCGCACGGGCAGATTTACGCGTACGACCACATCCCGCCCGTGCAGGCGCGGTTGCTCGACTCGGCCCAGGGCTACCTGGAGAAGAACGGGCGCCCCTGGCTCGCCGACTTCGTGGCCGGGGAGCGGGAGGCGGGCCTGCGGGTCCTGCACGACGAGGGCGCGGCTATAAGCGTCGTGCCTCCCTTCGCCCGTTACACCTACGAGACGTGGGTGCTGCCCACCCGCCCGGTCGCCCTGCTGAGCGAGCTGAGCGCGGAGGAGAAGGCCGCCTTCGCCCGGACGCTGAAAGACGCCCTGCTGCGGCAAGACGCCCTCTTCGGGGTGCGGATGCCGTACCTGCTGACCGTCCACCAGGGCCCGGTGGGGGGCGACCCTCACCCCGAGTTCCCCCTCCACATCGAGATTTACCCCTACCTGCGTGCCCCGGGCCGGATGAAGTACCTCGCCGGGACCGAGCAGGGGGCGGGCGAGTTCGCCAACGACAAGCTGCCGGAGGCGGCGGCGCAGGAGTTGCGGAACCTGACGGTTTAG
- a CDS encoding beta-galactosidase produces the protein MTSPDASTPPHLLLGSCDYPEHVPRDRWETYARQQRDLGLTFVRLAEFAWSRMEPRPSEFDWGWLDEAVEAYHAAGLRVVLCTPTATPPAWLIRSHPEILPYDEEGRVREFGSRRHYDFASPVYRQHSRRVTRAVAGRYGGHPAVVGWQTDNEFACHGTGRSYGGASAAAFPGWLRERYGTLEALNEAWGNVFWSMEYGDWAQVRPPNLTVTEANPAHILDFYRFASDQIASFQREQVEILRELSPGRFVTHNFMIFESGFDHYRVAEGLDFATWDNYPTGMLEFFAGRMVGEDAKLRFARTGHPDLVGWNHDVYRGLVRGAGRLGREGEGTPSGFWVMEQQCGQVNWAPFNPLPADGAVALWTAQAWAHGADVVSYFRWRAATMAQEVLHSGLLRHDETPDRGYAEVAALDQNLFPVGEVPARVALLHDYESLWLLGAQPHSASLSYWAQTVTYYRALRSLGVDVDILHPDADLSGYAVVVAPAITLATEERAARWWTATEGGARLVCGPRTGVRTSSGQTWAQGQPGPLTELLGVKLLQFDSLRPGLTQKVKGPDGEFEAHAWAESYRLTGAEAMSTYVGGPQDGLPAVTRQGRATVIGAHSEPLIHAVLRGVLAEAGVETVDLPGGVRLSRRAGVTLVQNWNPEAVEWEGRTLAPVSFEVVETPTPPSDDSSPARVG, from the coding sequence ATGACCTCACCCGACGCCTCCACCCCCCCTCACCTCCTGCTGGGCTCGTGCGACTACCCAGAGCATGTGCCGCGTGACCGCTGGGAGACGTATGCCCGGCAGCAGCGCGACCTCGGCCTGACCTTCGTGCGCCTCGCCGAGTTCGCCTGGAGCCGCATGGAGCCCCGGCCCAGCGAGTTCGACTGGGGGTGGCTGGACGAGGCGGTGGAGGCGTACCACGCCGCGGGCCTGCGGGTGGTGCTGTGTACCCCGACGGCCACTCCGCCCGCGTGGCTGATCCGGTCTCACCCCGAAATCCTGCCCTACGACGAGGAGGGCCGGGTGCGCGAGTTCGGCTCGCGGCGGCACTACGACTTCGCTTCGCCCGTGTACCGGCAGCACTCGCGGCGGGTCACCCGGGCGGTGGCGGGGCGGTACGGCGGGCATCCGGCGGTCGTCGGCTGGCAGACCGACAACGAGTTCGCCTGCCACGGCACCGGGAGGAGCTACGGTGGGGCGAGCGCGGCGGCCTTCCCGGGCTGGCTGCGGGAGAGGTACGGCACGCTGGAGGCGCTGAACGAGGCGTGGGGCAACGTCTTCTGGAGCATGGAGTATGGCGACTGGGCGCAGGTCAGGCCGCCCAACCTCACCGTGACGGAGGCGAATCCGGCCCACATCCTCGACTTTTACCGCTTCGCGTCCGACCAGATCGCCTCCTTCCAGCGCGAGCAGGTCGAGATTTTGCGCGAACTCTCGCCGGGGCGCTTCGTCACCCACAACTTCATGATCTTCGAGAGCGGCTTCGACCACTACCGGGTGGCCGAGGGCCTGGACTTCGCCACCTGGGACAACTACCCGACCGGGATGCTGGAGTTCTTCGCGGGGCGCATGGTAGGCGAGGACGCCAAACTTCGCTTCGCCCGCACCGGGCACCCCGATCTGGTGGGCTGGAACCACGACGTCTACCGCGGGTTGGTCAGGGGAGCAGGCAGGCTGGGCCGGGAGGGCGAGGGCACCCCGAGCGGCTTCTGGGTGATGGAGCAGCAGTGCGGGCAGGTGAACTGGGCGCCCTTCAACCCCCTCCCCGCCGATGGGGCGGTCGCGCTGTGGACGGCGCAGGCGTGGGCGCACGGGGCCGACGTGGTGAGCTACTTCCGCTGGCGGGCGGCCACGATGGCGCAGGAGGTCTTGCACTCGGGGCTCCTGCGCCACGACGAGACGCCCGACCGGGGATACGCGGAGGTCGCGGCGCTCGATCAAAACCTCTTCCCCGTCGGCGAAGTGCCCGCCCGCGTGGCCCTCCTCCACGACTACGAGAGCCTGTGGCTGCTGGGCGCGCAGCCCCACAGCGCCTCGCTGAGCTACTGGGCACAGACGGTGACGTACTACCGGGCGTTGCGTTCGCTCGGGGTGGACGTGGACATCCTGCACCCGGACGCGGACCTGAGCGGGTACGCGGTCGTCGTGGCCCCGGCGATCACGCTGGCGACCGAGGAACGGGCGGCCCGCTGGTGGACGGCGACGGAGGGCGGCGCGCGGCTCGTCTGCGGACCCCGCACGGGCGTCCGCACGTCGAGCGGGCAGACGTGGGCGCAGGGGCAACCGGGACCGCTCACGGAGCTGCTCGGCGTGAAACTCCTGCAATTCGACTCGCTGCGGCCCGGCTTGACGCAGAAGGTCAAGGGGCCGGACGGCGAGTTCGAGGCCCACGCCTGGGCGGAGAGCTACCGGCTGACGGGGGCAGAGGCCATGTCCACCTACGTCGGCGGCCCGCAGGACGGCCTGCCCGCCGTCACCCGGCAGGGCCGCGCGACCGTCATCGGCGCCCACTCCGAACCCCTGATCCACGCCGTGCTGCGGGGCGTGCTGGCCGAGGCGGGGGTCGAGACGGTGGACCTGCCGGGCGGGGTGCGCCTCAGCCGCCGGGCGGGCGTGACGCTCGTGCAGAACTGGAACCCGGAGGCGGTGGAGTGGGAGGGCCGGACGCTCGCGCCCGTGAGCTTCGAGGTCGTAGAGACGCCGACCCCGCCGAGTGACGATTCCTCTCCAGCGCGGGTAGGGTAG
- a CDS encoding FKBP-type peptidyl-prolyl cis-trans isomerase translates to MNQQELIVEKYQEGNGTPASPGKTVRVHYTGTLPDGRKFDSSRDRGEPIEFPLGVGYVIPGWDQGIAQLRVGDRARLTIPPHLGYGAAGVPGVIPPNSTLVFDVELVDVR, encoded by the coding sequence ATGAACCAGCAGGAACTGATCGTCGAGAAGTACCAGGAGGGCAACGGTACCCCCGCCTCGCCCGGCAAGACCGTCCGCGTCCACTACACGGGCACCCTGCCCGACGGGCGCAAGTTCGACTCCAGCCGCGACCGGGGAGAACCCATCGAGTTCCCGCTCGGCGTCGGCTACGTCATCCCCGGCTGGGACCAGGGCATTGCACAACTGCGGGTGGGGGACAGGGCCCGCCTCACCATTCCCCCGCACCTCGGTTACGGGGCGGCAGGCGTTCCCGGCGTCATTCCGCCCAACTCCACCCTCGTCTTCGACGTGGAACTCGTGGACGTGCGCTGA
- the lepB gene encoding signal peptidase I — protein sequence MPRVTPVPSRRSSGGDLLGELRAFWRVWVLGALLPVWVFTTFVATLARVDGDSMNPTLHHRDLLLLLKYPRWLHAWGLPTSYPQRGDLLIFKSPADSPYSYETVWGVRHRPYNIKRVLGLPGDTVAITDGRVIVNGRPVAESYVNDGVLTDQPALRVPPGKVWVLGDNRLIGESLDSRAYGPVSLTDAAGPVNLRLWPNPGLVHR from the coding sequence ATGCCCCGCGTGACGCCCGTTCCCTCCCGCCGGTCCTCGGGCGGCGATCTTCTCGGCGAGTTGCGGGCCTTCTGGCGGGTCTGGGTCCTCGGGGCGCTGCTCCCGGTGTGGGTCTTCACGACCTTCGTGGCGACCCTTGCGCGGGTGGACGGCGACAGCATGAACCCCACCCTGCATCACCGCGATCTGCTCCTGCTGCTCAAATACCCGCGCTGGCTGCACGCGTGGGGCCTGCCCACCTCCTACCCCCAGCGGGGCGACCTCCTCATCTTCAAGTCCCCGGCGGACAGCCCCTACAGCTACGAGACGGTGTGGGGCGTGCGGCACCGTCCTTACAACATCAAGCGCGTGCTGGGCCTCCCCGGCGATACGGTCGCCATCACGGACGGGCGCGTGATCGTGAACGGGCGGCCCGTGGCCGAGAGCTACGTCAACGACGGTGTTCTCACCGACCAGCCTGCCCTGCGTGTGCCGCCCGGCAAGGTGTGGGTGCTGGGCGACAACCGCCTGATCGGCGAGAGCCTGGATTCCCGCGCCTACGGACCCGTCTCGCTCACCGACGCCGCCGGACCCGTCAACCTGCGGCTGTGGCCGAATCCCGGGCTGGTGCACCGCTGA
- a CDS encoding DUF1684 domain-containing protein — protein sequence MVTAGEAHARAVTDFRRRKDEHFASGRGPITGAELAGFRGLSYYPPDPAWAFTAPVERADGAEVTLGTNTGETRVMARFGTATAKLPGGPHTFTLYAPPGEDFPQRVFVPFRDATSGPETYGAGRYLDAPLVRAPEGEGMLVHLDFNLAYHPYCAYGEGWTCPLPPRENWVAQPVRAGERLPGLDA from the coding sequence CTGGTGACGGCGGGGGAGGCGCACGCGCGGGCGGTCACCGACTTCCGCCGCCGCAAGGACGAGCACTTCGCCTCGGGGCGCGGGCCGATCACGGGGGCGGAGCTGGCGGGCTTCCGGGGCCTGAGCTACTACCCGCCCGACCCGGCCTGGGCCTTCACCGCTCCAGTCGAGCGCGCCGACGGAGCCGAGGTCACCCTGGGCACGAACACGGGCGAGACGCGCGTCATGGCCCGCTTCGGCACGGCGACCGCGAAGCTGCCCGGCGGCCCGCACACCTTCACCCTGTACGCCCCCCCCGGCGAGGACTTCCCGCAGAGGGTCTTCGTCCCCTTCCGCGACGCGACGAGCGGGCCGGAGACCTACGGGGCGGGGCGCTACCTCGACGCGCCGCTCGTCCGGGCGCCGGAGGGTGAGGGGATGCTCGTCCACCTCGACTTCAACCTCGCCTATCACCCGTACTGCGCCTACGGGGAGGGGTGGACCTGTCCGCTGCCCCCCCGCGAGAATTGGGTGGCCCAGCCCGTGCGCGCCGGGGAGCGGCTGCCGGGGCTGGACGCCTAG
- a CDS encoding RNA-binding S4 domain-containing protein translates to MTQDARPAPEERDTIDLQDFLKLRGLVETGGEAKFRVQGGEVRLNGAIETRRRKKLRRGDIVEYAGERVRVDW, encoded by the coding sequence ATGACCCAGGACGCACGGCCCGCCCCCGAGGAGCGCGACACCATCGACCTCCAGGACTTCCTCAAGCTGCGCGGGCTGGTCGAGACGGGCGGCGAGGCGAAGTTCCGGGTGCAGGGCGGCGAGGTGCGGCTCAACGGCGCCATCGAGACGCGGCGGCGCAAGAAGCTGCGGCGCGGGGACATCGTGGAGTACGCGGGCGAGCGCGTGCGGGTGGACTGGTGA
- a CDS encoding winged helix-turn-helix transcriptional regulator, which produces MPRPSGDPFSPAFHHATDLVGKRWTGAILFSLFHGRTRFSELTATVPGLSGRLLSERLKEFEAEGLVTRTVVPDTPVRITYHLTEKGRALGGVLRHLDVWAQTWLAPGQGAANPAPDVGE; this is translated from the coding sequence ATGCCCCGACCGTCCGGCGACCCCTTCAGTCCGGCCTTCCATCACGCCACCGACCTTGTGGGGAAGCGTTGGACCGGCGCGATCCTCTTCTCGCTGTTTCATGGCCGCACACGCTTCTCGGAACTGACGGCGACCGTGCCGGGCCTGAGCGGACGCCTGCTCAGCGAGCGTCTCAAGGAGTTCGAGGCCGAGGGCCTGGTCACCCGCACCGTCGTTCCCGACACGCCCGTGCGGATCACGTACCACCTCACCGAGAAGGGCCGCGCGCTCGGCGGGGTGCTGCGCCACCTCGACGTGTGGGCCCAGACGTGGCTGGCGCCGGGTCAGGGAGCGGCGAACCCGGCCCCGGACGTGGGGGAGTGA
- a CDS encoding DUF6069 family protein encodes MTLDLSRHARSSLIRNSALAALAASVLALAVFLGATAAGVPLSVPGPGGALLEISAVMIVVASVAGTLGATLVLAALNALARHPRRSFEVTAFAVLALSLVPVLAGGLPAVTALSLGAMHLVAAAAIVALLRPAARTVR; translated from the coding sequence ATGACGCTCGATCTCTCCCGACACGCCCGGTCCTCTCTGATCAGGAACAGCGCTCTGGCCGCGCTGGCCGCCAGCGTTCTCGCGCTCGCCGTCTTTCTTGGCGCGACGGCGGCGGGCGTACCCCTGAGCGTGCCCGGTCCCGGCGGGGCCCTGCTGGAGATCAGCGCGGTCATGATCGTGGTCGCCAGCGTCGCCGGGACTCTGGGGGCCACGCTGGTACTCGCCGCCCTGAACGCGCTTGCCCGCCACCCTCGCCGCAGCTTCGAGGTCACGGCGTTCGCCGTGCTCGCCCTGTCCCTGGTGCCGGTGCTCGCCGGAGGCCTGCCCGCCGTGACGGCTCTGTCGCTCGGCGCCATGCACCTCGTCGCGGCGGCGGCCATCGTCGCGCTGCTGCGCCCGGCGGCGAGGACCGTGCGGTGA
- a CDS encoding NAD(P)-dependent oxidoreductase: protein MRVLLLGATGHLGLPLLRQTLAAGHEVTAFVRRPEGLESHPRLRVVRGDVLDPAEVAAALPGHGAVLSTLGGSPDVLTRGARHIVAAMQAGGVRRLIAVAAAGILPLDDRTLVRDLPSFPASFGEVSAAHLQVHEELRASDLDWTLLCPPALVDAAPTGRYRVQAERALADARAVSTGDAAHFILGELAAPRFVRSRVAIAS, encoded by the coding sequence GTGAGGGTGCTGCTGCTTGGCGCGACCGGCCACCTCGGCCTCCCCCTGCTGCGCCAGACCCTCGCCGCCGGGCACGAGGTCACCGCGTTCGTGCGCCGTCCCGAGGGGTTGGAGTCTCACCCACGCCTGCGGGTCGTGCGGGGAGACGTTCTCGACCCGGCGGAGGTCGCCGCCGCCCTGCCCGGCCACGGCGCGGTGCTGAGCACCCTCGGCGGTTCGCCGGACGTGCTCACCCGGGGGGCGCGGCACATCGTCGCCGCCATGCAGGCGGGCGGGGTGCGGCGCCTGATCGCCGTCGCGGCGGCGGGCATCCTGCCGCTGGACGACCGGACCCTCGTGCGCGACCTGCCGTCTTTCCCGGCGAGCTTCGGCGAAGTCTCCGCCGCCCACCTGCAAGTCCACGAGGAGCTGCGCGCCTCGGACCTGGACTGGACGCTGCTGTGCCCGCCCGCGCTCGTTGACGCTGCCCCGACAGGCCGCTACCGGGTCCAGGCCGAACGCGCGCTGGCGGACGCGCGGGCCGTCTCCACGGGGGACGCCGCGCACTTTATCCTCGGCGAACTGGCTGCCCCCCGCTTCGTGCGGTCGCGCGTCGCCATCGCGTCTTAA
- a CDS encoding Ig domain-containing protein, giving the protein MRQLALRRVLPVCALLTGGMLLVACGSTTPTSTTTGTSSTSDPLYFTTTSLPVAYLAETYDAPVGVAGGAGPYSMRVGSGTLPPGLTLRGGRLSGTPTKTGTYTFAVEAADANLSTKVQTYTLNIGELPPLALKPQLPSGEIRGETRIPLNITAPRTVRAARMTWDLPEGVAVTRVQPAEGGGVLFWKQAGRTLTVDVGFKTVPRNGARVALVSVKPPKAVTLDAGRFAFEARDGTGKVLATSGGPAPAPASTPSSTGTGTTTAPGSTGTSTSTGTQTTPGTSTTTSPGTSQSGGQP; this is encoded by the coding sequence ATGAGACAGCTCGCCCTCCGCCGGGTCCTGCCCGTGTGTGCGCTGCTGACGGGTGGGATGCTGCTCGTCGCCTGCGGCAGCACGACCCCCACCTCGACCACCACCGGCACGTCGAGCACGAGTGACCCCCTCTACTTCACGACCACCAGCCTGCCCGTCGCTTACCTCGCCGAGACGTACGACGCCCCCGTGGGCGTGGCGGGCGGGGCGGGGCCGTACTCGATGCGGGTGGGCTCGGGGACGCTGCCCCCCGGCCTGACCCTGCGCGGCGGGAGACTCAGCGGCACGCCGACGAAGACGGGGACGTACACCTTCGCGGTCGAGGCGGCGGACGCCAACCTCAGCACCAAGGTGCAGACGTACACGCTGAACATCGGCGAGCTGCCCCCGCTGGCCCTGAAGCCCCAGCTTCCCAGCGGCGAGATTCGCGGCGAGACCCGCATCCCGCTCAACATCACCGCGCCGCGCACCGTCCGGGCCGCGCGGATGACCTGGGACCTGCCCGAAGGCGTGGCCGTCACCCGCGTGCAACCCGCCGAGGGGGGCGGCGTGCTGTTCTGGAAACAGGCGGGCCGCACCCTGACGGTGGACGTGGGCTTCAAGACCGTGCCCCGCAACGGGGCTCGCGTGGCCCTGGTGAGCGTGAAGCCGCCCAAGGCCGTCACCCTCGACGCGGGCCGCTTCGCCTTCGAGGCGCGCGACGGCACGGGCAAGGTCCTCGCCACCTCGGGCGGGCCGGCCCCGGCCCCGGCGAGCACGCCCTCCTCGACGGGCACGGGCACGACGACCGCCCCGGGAAGCACCGGAACCTCCACCTCGACCGGGACCCAGACCACGCCGGGCACCTCGACGACGACCAGCCCCGGGACCTCCCAGAGCGGGGGCCAGCCGTGA